The window GTCGTAACCACACTCGGTTGAAACATCCAGAAAACtgtcaaagagagagagattttgtTAGTCGCAAAATATTTAGTTAATTTGAAtagaggcacggtggctgagcgataatGCGCTAGGCGTCCAAacccggggtcccgggttcgaatgctggtgaagacagggatttttaatttcgggatctttgggcgcctctgagtccaccaagctctaatgggtatctgacattagttggggcaagttggtcattgtgctggccacatgacaccctcgtaaaccgtgggcCACCGAAACATAGATCACATGGTCTGTAAGGCGGAACTTTACTAATGATTGAATGGTCGTTATTTGTTTAGAACAAGAAAGTGTCATCCAGATTTGCCGAGAATGCCGATGAAACATAATGAGATCGATTTTCGTTGTGCTGAACTATTGgtgattttaactctttctctcctaactgacgataccagcgttgattccaccagaatgtggtaaataattacggagagaaagagttaaattttaGTTGACGTAAATGATTGGTGCTATAGTTGATATGATTGTATGAGTGAATGATTGTTGTTACTGATGTATGATGCTGTGAATGACTGATGTCACAATGGTCCTTCAAAGTGAAGCTAATATTAATCATTTaggaagtaaagttcccctttaagtCATAGTGAATTATGggatagatgatgtaaaggtcatctgtttctgtttcacAAGGTTTACGAGGTtttcgtgtggccagcacaatgaccaacctcctttacttttcccccaactaatgtctggtacccatagGAGTTAAGGCCctcttaaaatcccgaaatgaGATCTttacagagattcgaacccgggacacctCAATTTCGAAACCCAGCGCTTGGCCACTCGGTCACCACACCCACATTGGGTGAAATATTTCTATTTGCTACTTCCTgtgtaaaaatgttaaaaaatctgCGCTGAATGAAgtgataaaacaataattaaaaaggtaaaaatacGTGAGTTGAATCTTGGTTCGCGGGTCAGTTACAATCAGCCAAGTAACAACAAGGTTGCTATCATAATTTCCAGGGTAGTTGGGACTTGTGATGTTTCCCATTGGCTCTGTTAAACTGTGGTGATAGCGGATACTTTGAACAAGATAAAAGGGATCATAATCCACGGGCTCGTTCGTTGGATAGTcctctgaaaataataaaaacaaatgaaatttttaaaaaatctttaaaaaaataagctttTCTAAAGGAGAAGAACTTAAAACTATCACAACACAACATCagccaagtacaatttctttcccttgctcaagataacaaacaaaatgattaattaccaatagttaattaaatttgttgttttgactctcgtgttgtcaagtaaaaaaaaaatctgttcaaaatttcagtttttccgagattgggtgtgggagaaataacgtgtaaaaacttttgatcagacagacagacagacagagttgatacaagctttgtaaaaattgagtCTTACTTATGGTTGTGTACTCAAGGTAGAAACCATTTTCTGTGACGGAAGAGTCGGAAGTGAAAGTGATAAAGACTTCACTGGATGTGGAAGTTATTGTAGGTACTTCCGGCAACGAGCAGAACCGACCAATCAGGGGTTTCTCAGTGTTCCACTCATCGTAAATATTCAGGTAGTCAAACCCACATTCCAAGGACACCTCGAGTAAGCTGATCGTAGAAATgttgtcattttaaaatattgcaacAGACAGATTACATCAGTAATAGAAATCAGTGTTGGATGTCAGTGTTGGATGTCAGTGTTGGATGTAAGTGTTGGACGTCAGTATTGGATGTCAGTGTTGGATGTCAGTGTTGGATATCAGTTTTGGATGTCAGTATTGGACGTCAGTGTTGGATGTGAGTGTTGGATGTGAGTGTTAGATGTCAGTGTTGGATGTCAGTGTTGGATAGTTTCAGGTGTAATTGATTGTGTTAATGTTTCATGTCGGAGTTGGATGTTAGTTTTATATGAAAATGTCTGTTGTCAGTGTTCTGCTGTCAGTAATAGATGTCAGTATTTGATGTGAATGTTACATGTCAATTGTCAATGAAATTTTAAACTCTCAGTGCTCTAGTGTCTTTTTATTATGTTAGTGCTATATGTCAGTTTTAGGGTAAAGGAACCACAATGGGAAAGATACATTTTGCATATTTCCTaacgaaaagaaaatgacatttcTAGGATACAATTTGTcgtaattgaaataaaaactttattttttactcTGCTAGTTCTTGGTCATTTattgttaacccttaaagtaCTGAGCTGATTTTCACTGAGCgtatacaaaatggaattacaattctgatatttagaggctaaactaccacacgcgttttaagggttaatgacTCTATAAATACTTACGTCAAAGTGATTTTTGTTCCAGGATCAGTTCTGATGAGCCAAGTCACGTGCTGGTTGTTGTCATAGCCGTACGGATAGTTGGGACTCACAATGTTTCCTGTAGGCTCAGTCTTAACACTGGAGCAGTATTGAAGAGCTGGGCTAGGGTGCCAAATACTATCAGTATAGCTTGAGTAATCTGGGTAATGACCAGGGCTACTTCCGATAGGACTGTCTGTATGGCTCTCTGTATCTTCAGTAGTTGTAGCATACTCTGCTTGACTCTGTGTGTATTGAGGGTCTTCCCTGTGAGGTCCACCTTGAGAACTTACACCAATGCCTTCTCCATAAAGATAAGGCCCATCGAATTCCTCTTGAGCTTGATTCCCACTCACCAATGGAACAAGTAGAAGTAACAAGATGACGCTCAGGCGTCCTGATACAAGTGCCTTCATCTTCGGCCAAGCtgatcaaaataataaaaaaatacttgaaataAATGTGACATAGTCGTGGCCGAATAgatgaaatcattttctttctctGGTTCCATCTGTTCAGTACGTTTAATGTGGAAGTAAAGAATAGGAGTTGAATGTTTAGtacattttttataaagttattAGGTTCTATCCCAAGCATCCTGCAGGACGGCAAGGGTTGGCAGGTTTCAAACCCAGGAATAACTAGTCGACACTCTGGAGCACAGACCATACGAGCAGGCACTATGCATGAAATGGCTAAGAAACtaacttctttttatttaaagaaaaccaCACAAGTGGTCACAATCCTGAGTGAAAACCCTAAAAGAGTGACccttaaaagaagaaaagaacataaaaaatgtctgaCCTAAATGTTCAGTTTTCATTAATAgacaaccatagacataaataaatatagactggccgattaaagagttttatgaaacgaaaatttgtgaattgcaattttgtgtactttactatacagcatttatgagcagtataaaagttaagtattcagaTCTATTTCAGccgtaacctatataagtattacaatattttcactagtgatttttttaaatctctcagcgtgaagatcatgcaatttttcttaattcggaaatccgaatacaatagatatacatgttttcaagttacatgaagttacttcctttttccagtctatatttatttatgtctatgtagaCAACCAAAAAGTATGGCACATTATATAATATCAAAACTTCACTGTACAAAAAGCAAgcaaaaataaagaatattcattatttctagatctagtactcccTCATTTACCATGAACATGTAAAGGCGCCTCTGTGTGTGTGGTGCCCCCCTGAGGGTGGCGACCAAGGCAACGTGCCCCCATTGCCCCCCCTCTTCACTACGCCTCAACACATCAAATCACCAACGACAAACCTTTCTGCAATTCGAGGAATGCCCTATACCACAAAAGGTGTAATTACTTTGTATTACAAAGAAACCAAAGTAACAAATAAAGTAAGTGAAGTAACTAAAGTAAACTTACAGATTTTACTGTCTGGTGACTTTGATATCTTGTAAAAGTTTCGTTTTCCCCCAGCAGCTTGTGTTTACCAAATGATTGTGTGTCTCTTATATACAGATTTCTTCGCCTACTCTTTGACAAGTGGACATAAAGAATGGAGACACAGACTGCACTTGTTGATTGTTTAGTAGAGTGCGACTACTAGactaataaaacaaatgttaGTACAATGAACTGCAGAATTACACGTCATTTTCTCACGTTAGATCAGTTCTCTTGGTTCACGTTGAATCTTCAACCAGGGGCGACACCGCCGAGTGGCGATaacaagtaaaagtaaagttccacttttgacctagcgatctatagggtagatggtGTTATggtgatctgtttctttggccaacggtcaacgagcagggtgtcatgtggccagcacaacgaccaacagcctttactttgtttgtttgtaaaatgttttgttttacatgtttcggatgttccttcagagttgaagatagtttacttcctagtccaaaccttccgcaggacgacggggaatgggagcgggcagggtttccATAAataaagtcagatacccattagagtttgttGCACTCATCCTAAACATCCTGAAATTCAGAATCcgagtcttcaccgagattcaaacccaggaccccagatttgtaagccaagtgcttaaccactcagccccaGCGCACCCCGCAATAACAGTCTAATGGGGGAATACAGCGTTTGGCGTCACCAGTTGTGTGCCAATGTAACGTAGAGAAGAAAACAACACGAACTAGGTCACATGATGGAAACAgcgaaatgtaaacatttaaagaTAGAATGTTTCCCTCtggccccccccctccccccctcactaaacataaaaatagaggattttataatttttaaaaaatatattttacatggtcctatctcttttgtggaccatttggggggggggaagtgttttagattgtgtttgtgtgtgtgtgtttctatggtgacggtgggaagaggttagcgattggttgtgaatgatgcagcattggtggcattgtcgtcattcgGTCTttgttaggggagacgactccagaacatgGGACTGAAAggctgtgttattgtagtgagttatattttgttaaaaaaaaattattattcaagTCTAGTACTTTTTATCTTATTTCagcttgattttgtctatattataataaaggttatatttagtttttttcataaagaagttatttaaagttttattagttaagacttaagacgcctacagcggtttaatCGTCTACCAGCAATTTATTGctataagtcaacgaccggtaatAACAAGGTTTCGGTGCTacttttaggcgctcagctaACTAAACTCTGCTCGAGTAGGGGTTTAAACTCGATCCTCCTTGTTAGGTAGCC of the Biomphalaria glabrata chromosome 11, xgBioGlab47.1, whole genome shotgun sequence genome contains:
- the LOC106054732 gene encoding deleted in malignant brain tumors 1 protein-like — protein: MKALVSGRLSVILLLLLVPLVSGNQAQEEFDGPYLYGEGIGVSSQGGPHREDPQYTQSQAEYATTTEDTESHTDSPIGSSPGHYPDYSSYTDSIWHPSPALQYCSSVKTEPTGNIVSPNYPYGYDNNQHVTWLIRTDPGTKITLTLLEVSLECGFDYLNIYDEWNTEKPLIGRFCSLPEVPTITSTSSEVFITFTSDSSVTENGFYLEYTTIKDYPTNEPVDYDPFYLVQSIRYHHSLTEPMGNITSPNYPGNYDSNLVVTWLIVTDPRTKIQLTFLDVSTECGYDNVQIMDGPSSSDPVIGTLCTLPGVHSLTSTSNALFINFTSDSSVSGRGFLLTYTEIAA